One part of the Coffea eugenioides isolate CCC68of chromosome 10, Ceug_1.0, whole genome shotgun sequence genome encodes these proteins:
- the LOC113749146 gene encoding uncharacterized protein LOC113749146, which translates to MGSKGKLPFDLNEPPAEEDEDNDGFCFQPQKAVPSSSHTSELFASSAGPQGIVNNHAFSHASSVSGFQPFVRPRRGLGSEHPARNKTSGNSTVDAASSKSSRVEKEKAGQQLDLSFADPEAVEKEEGEWSDAEGSGDAYRIPNTHEESTTGNRVLQEKGADEMRNHNIDQVMASESVARNAGDVKDDNGDLGFSGQDQDTNDRRSSSSRTSECSSMNAQEDSGLVPKQKESKGVEASYAQKCANNPGKRPRLDQQKEAMLGKKRSRQTMFLNLEDVKQAGALKSSTPRRQNFPAPITTRTVGRAPPTDRMADKQIQSTSKESTQLDLSNNEGNGYVESQDSRDCNGEVHSGLLSRPRRPTSSTDLMAEAQSTSISRQSSWKQPIDSRPVKNSPLPVRRPATGSSATADLKSGVKKLPSKKQVAVSTMYQDTSVERLLREVTNEKFWHDPEETELQCVPGHFESVEEYVRVFEPLLFEECRAQLYSTWEELTETFSVHVKVHVKNIERRERGWYDAILIPFTEHKWTFKEGDVAVLSSPKPGSVRLKRSSNSVIEDDEEAEISGRVAGTVRRHIPIDTRDSHGAILHFYVGDSYDSNSKADDDHILSKLQPRGIWYLTVLGSLATTQREYIALHAFRRLNLQMQNAILQPSPDHFPKYEEQPPAMPECFTPNFVDYLHRTFNGPQLAAIQWAAMHTAAGTSNGMAKRQDPWPFTLVQGPPGTGKTHTVWGMLNVIHLVQYQHYYTALLKKLAPESYKQANESNLESVATGSIDEVLQSMDQNLFRTLPKLCPKPRMLVCAPSNAATDELLARVLDRGFIDGEMKVYRPDVARVGVDTQTRAAQAVSVERRTDQLLNKSRDEIYGWMHQLRTREAQLSQQIAALQRDLTVAAAAGRAQGSVGVDPDVLMARDQNRDTLLQSLAAVVESRDKTLVEMSRLLILEGKFRATSNFNLEEARANLEASFANEAEIVFTTVSSSGRKLFSRLTHGFDMVVIDEAAQASEVGVLPPLALGAARCVLVGDPQQLPATVISKAAGTLLYSRSLFERFQQAGCPTMLLSVQYRMHPQIRDFPSRYFYQGRLTDSESVVSLPDESYYKDPLLRPYLFYDITHGRESHRGGSVSYQNREEAQFCHRLYEHLQKTAKSLGVAKVTVGIITPYKLQLKCLQREFEDILNSEEGKDIYINTVDAFQGQERDVIIMSCVRASNHGVGFVADIRRMNVALTRARRALWVMGNANALVKSDDWAALIKDAKARNCYMDMDSLPKDFVLPKSSPYPSYQAKNPSNRGMRTGLRHRPYDVHMESRSGTPSEDDEKSNTSSILRNGSYRSLKLPIENSLDDFDQSGDKSRDAWQYGVQKKHNSAGAMGKRELQ; encoded by the exons ATGGGCTCCAAGGGAAAGCTACCTTTTGATCTTAACGAGCCTCCAGCTGAAGAAGATGAGGACAATGATGGTTTTTGTTTCCAGCCACAGAAGGCCGTTCCTTCAAGTTCTCACACCTCCGAATTATTTGCCTCATCCGCTGGTCCTCAAGGGATAGTAAATAACCATGCTTTTTCCCACGCATCTTCTGTCTCAGGTTTTCAGCCTTTTGTTCGGCCGAGAAGGGGTCTGGGTTCTGAACATCCTGCTAGGAATAAGACTTCAGGTAACTCAACTGTTGATGCTGCATCTTCCAAATCAAGCAGAGTTGAGAAGGAGAAGGCTGGCCAGCAGCTAGATTTGAGTTTTGCAGATCCGGAGGCTGTTGAGAAGGAAGAAGGGGAATGGTCTGATGCAGAGGGCTCTGGGGATGCATACAGAATTCCTAATACACATGAAGAGTCTACAACTGGCAACAGAGTTTTGCAGGAGAAAGGGGCAGATGAGATGAGGAACCATAATATTGATCAGGTTATGGCTTCCGAGAGTGTTGCTCGGAATGCTGGGGATGTGAAGGACGATAATGGGGACCTTGGGTTTTCAGGACAGGACCAAGATACAAATGATAGGAGAAGCAGTAGTAGTCGTACTTCAGAATGCAGCTCCATGAATGCTCAGGAAGATTCTGGGTTGGTTCCcaagcaaaaagaaagcaaaGGAGTTGAAGCAAGTTATGCGCAGAAGTGTGCAAATAATCCTGGAAAGCGTCCTAGGCTTGACCAACAGAAGGAAGCAATGCTAGGGAAAAAGCGAAGTAGGCAGACCATGTTTTTGAATTTAGAAGATGTAAAGCAAGCTGGTGCTCTGAAGAGTTCAACACCAAGAAGACAGAATTTCCCCGCCCCTATTACAACTCGTACGGTAGGGCGTGCTCCACCTACTGACCGCATGGCAGATAAGCAGATTCAGTCAACTAGCAAGGAAAGCACACAACTTGATTTATCAAATAATGAGGGAAATGGTTATGTTGAATCACAAGATTCTAGAGATTGCAATGGTGAGGTGCATTCTGGGCTTTTGTCTCGGCCTAGGAGACCAACTAGTTCGACAGATCTCATGGCTGAGGCTCAATCAACATCTATATCTAGGCAAAGTTCATGGAAACAACCCATAGATTCAAGGCCAGTCAAAAATTCACCTCTCCCTGTCAGGAGACCAGCCACAGGCAGTTCAGCAACTGCAGACTTAAAGTCAGGAGTGAAAAAACTTCCTTCAAAGAAACAGGTTGCTGTGAGCACCATGTATCAGGATACATCAGTGGAACGGCTTCTGCGAGAGGTGACAAATGAGAAGTTTTGGCATGATCCAG AGGAAACGGAGCTTCAATGTGTACCGGGTCATTTTGAATCTGTTGAAGAGTATGTTAGAGTATTTGAACCTTTGCTTTTTGAGGAATGCCGGGCGCAGCTGTATAGTACTTGGGAGGAATTGACTGAGACGTTTTCTGTGCATGTGAAGGTTCATGTGAAAAACATTGAAAGACGTGAAAGAG GGTGGTATGATGCAATATTAATTCCATTTACTGAGCATAAATGGACCTTTAAGGAGGGTGATGTTGCTGTTCTTTCCTCACCTAAGCCTGGATCAG TGAGATTAAAGAGGAGTAGCAATTCTGTTATAGAAGATGATGAGGAGGCTGAGATCAGTGGACGTGTTGCTGGGACGGTCAGAAGGCACATTCCTATTGATACGCGTGACAGTCATGGGGCTATTCTGCATTTTTATGTTGGTGATTCATATGATTCTAACAG CAAGGCTGATGATGATCACATTTTAAGTAAACTTCAGCCAAGGGGCATCTGGTATCTGACTGTCCTTGGCTCTCTTGCAACCACCCAGAGGGAATACATTGCCTTGCATGCTTTTCGCCGCCTTAATTTGCAG ATGCAAAATGCAATTCTTCAGCCTAGTCCTGATCACTTCCCGAAGTATGAAGAGCAGCCGCCTGCAATGCCAGAATGCTTCACTCCAAATTTTGTGGACTACCTTCATAGAACCTTTAACGGGCCGCAGCTAGCTGCAATTCAGTGGGCTGCTATGCATACAGCTGCAGGTACTAGTAATGGGATGGCAAAGAGGCAAGATCCATGGCCATTTACTCTAGTACAAGGTCCTCCTGGTACAGGTAAGACCCATACTGTCTGGGGAATGTTAAACGTCATCCATCTAGTTCAGTATCAGCACTATTACACTGCGTTGCTGAAGAAACTGGCACCTGAAAGCTATAAGCAGGCTAATGAGAGCAACTTGGAATCTGTTGCTACTGGATCCATTGATGAAGTTCTTCAGAGCATGGATCAGAATCTTTTTCGCACTCTTCCAAAACTTTGCCCAAAACCTAGAATGCTTGTCTGTGCTCCTTCAAATGCTGCAACAGATGAATTACTTGCTAGGGTTCTTGATCGAGGGTTTATTGATGGTGAGATGAAAGTTTATCGTCCTGATGTTGCCCGAGTTGGGGTAGATACGCAAACGCGTGCTGCCCAAGCTGTTTCTGTTGAGCGGAGAACTGATCAGCTTTTGAATAAGAGTCGTGATGAAATCTATGGTTGGATGCATCAATTGAGAACTCGTGAGGCTCAATTATCACAACAGATAGCTGCCCTTCAAAGAGATCTGACTGTTGCTGCTGCAGCTGGTCGTGCGCAAGGATCTGTGGGTGTTGATCCTGATGTTCTAATGGCTAGAGATCAAAATCGCGATACTTTGCTGCAAAGTCTTGCAGCAGTGGTTGAGAGTCGAGATAAAACTTTGGTTGAGATGTCCCGCCTTCTTATATTGGAAGGCAAATTCCGTGCTACTAGCAATTTTAATTTAGAGGAAGCTCGTGCTAATCTGGAGGCAAGTTTTGCAAATGAAGCTGAAATTGTTTTCACTACTGTTTCAAGCAGTGGGCGAAAGCTATTTTCTCGTCTTACTCACGGTTTTGATATGGTTGTGATTGACGAAGCAGCACAAGCTAGTGAAGTAGGAGTACTTCCTCCACTTGCTCTAGGTGCAGCACGCTGTGTCCTGGTTGGGGATCCACAGCAGCTTCCAGCGACAGTAATCAGCAAGGCAGCTGGAACATTGTTGTATAGCAGAAGTCTCTTTGAGAGGTTTCAACAAGCTGGTTGCCCAACAATGTTGTTATCAGTTCAATACAGGATGCATCCTCAAATCAGGGATTTTCCTTCTAGGTACTTCTACCAAGGGCGGCTGACAGATAGTGAAAGTGTTGTTAGTTTACCTGACGAGTCTTATTACAAGGATCCATTACTGAGGCCCTATTTATTTTATGACATCACTCATGGTAGGGAATCGCATCGAGGTGGATCTGTCTCTTATCAGAATAGGGAGGAAGCCCAGTTCTGTCATCGATTGTATGAGCATCTCCAGAAAACAGCTAAATCATTGGGTGTGGCAAAAGTAACAGTGGGTATCATTACCCCATACAAATTGCAGCTAAAATGCCTTCAACGGGAGTTTGAGGATATCCTAAATTCAGAAGAAGGGAAAGACATCTATATAAATACTGTGGATGCTTTCCAAGGTCAGGAACGGGATGTCATTATAATGTCATGTGTACGTGCGTCAAACCATGGTGTAGGTTTTGTTGCAGATATTCGTCGAATGAATGTTGCTCTTACTCGTGCTAGAAGAGCTCTCTGG GTCATGGGGAATGCAAATGCACTGGTGAAGTCAGATGATTGGGCTGCTCTGATAAAGGATGCTAAAGCTAGGAACTGTTACATGGATATGGATTCTTTGCCTAAGGATTTTGTGTTACCAAAGTCGTCTCCGTATCCCTCATATCAGGCTAAGAACCCTAGCAACAGGGGCATGAGAACTGGGCTTAGACATAGGCCCTATGATGTGCACATGGAGTCCAGGTCTGGTACACCATCAGAAGATGATGAGAAGTCGAATACATCATCAATTTTAAGGAATGGAAGTTACCGGTCTTTAAAGTTGCCAATTGAGAACTCTTTGGATGATTTTGATCAATCTGGCGATAAATCTCGAGATGCCTGGCAATATGGCGTTCAGAAGAAGCACAATTCAGCTGGAGCAATGGGGAAGAGAGAATTACAATGA